DNA from Petropleomorpha daqingensis:
CGGCGACGCTGCAGTCGCTGTCGGTGCGGACGATGAAGTCCGTCCGGCAGAAGGTCTCGTCGCTGTCCGGTGGCCAGCGCCAGACGGTCGCGATCGCCCGCGCGGTGCTGCAGAAGGCGAAGCTCGTGATCCTGGACGAGCCGACCGCCGCCCTCGGTGTCGCGCAGACCGAGCAGGTGCTCGCGCTGGTCCGACGCCTCGCCGCCGCCGGCGTGGGAGTGATCATCATCAGCCACAACCTCGCCGACGTCTTCGAGGTCGCGGACTACATCAACGTGCTCTACCTCGGCAACATGGTCGCCCAGCTCAACGCGGGCGCGACCAACTACAACGAGGTCGTCAGCTACATCACCGGGGTCCGGACCGACCACACGCCCCTCGAGGAGGTCCTGTCGTGACCACCACGCCGGAA
Protein-coding regions in this window:
- a CDS encoding ATP-binding cassette domain-containing protein, which produces MAVPIIELRDIRKSFGPVEVLKGVNMKVEAGKVTALVGDNGAGKSTLIKGLSGAQPYDSGDILFEGEAVTLGTPREAAALGIEVVYQDLALCENLDIVQNMFLGREDVHLGMLDTPEMEKKAAATLQSLSVRTMKSVRQKVSSLSGGQRQTVAIARAVLQKAKLVILDEPTAALGVAQTEQVLALVRRLAAAGVGVIIISHNLADVFEVADYINVLYLGNMVAQLNAGATNYNEVVSYITGVRTDHTPLEEVLS